The stretch of DNA TATCCGGTCTGATGCCTCTATGACACCGACGTAGGCTCGGACTACATCCCTTACGTCGAGGAACTCGCGTTTTGCTGTCAAATCGCCGACCTTGAGACAGGGAGGAGCGAGGCCACATTCAATCCGCGCGATCTGACATGCAAAGGACGGTGCCACGAAGCGTTCGTCCTGCCCGGGACCCGTGTGGTTGAACGGTCTGAGGACAATGAGATGACCACGACCACTTCCCAGGATATCCTGCAGGATCTGTTCGCCAATCCATTTCGATCTACCGTAGGGACTTACCGGATCCGGCGAAGCCGTCTCGTCGAGAGGTTGACCTGACAGGAATGCACGGCCGTATATTTCGCTTGAGCTGACAAATATAAATGCCGCCCCCGCGCCTCCGACATCGCAGCTTGAGCGAGATTCAAAAGACCGCCGACATTGGCCTGCCACGTCTCTGCGACAGCGTATCCGCCCTGCTTCACCGAAGCTTGAGCTGCCAGATGCAGAATGTGAGTCGGCGCAAAATCTGCAATGCATTTGCGCAAAGCCGACTTGTCAGATAAGTCGATAACCTGAAAATCGGCTTCGGCGTGGGACGGATTGGCAGTCCGTCCTATTCCTAGAAGGGCACTGTCCCCGCACAACTTTGATCGAAGCGCCGCCATCGCGTAACGCCCGACAAAGCCGGCGGCTCCGGTGACGAGTACGCGATGGGAGCGCATTGGCTTATTTTAGCCTTTCGACTTCAGTCTCGCGAGGTCCGCTTCGACCATCTCTTGAATCATTGCCTCCAGCCCGATCTCAGCTTCCCAGCCGAGCTTGGCTTTCGCCTTCGCGGGATTGCCCAGCAGCACTTCTACTTCCGCGGGGCGGAACAAGTTGGGATCAATGACGAGATAATCTTCTGTATTGAGACCGACGTGGCGGAATGCAATCTCGCACATATCCCGCACGGTGGTGGTCCGCCCCGTGGCAATCACGTAGTCGTCCGGCGTCTCCTGCTGCAGCATCAGCCACATTGCCCGGACGTAGTCCTTGGCATGACCCCAATCGCGCTTGGCATCGACGTTACCAAGGCGCAGCTCCTTGGCCAGCCCGAGCTTGATCCGCGCTACACTATCGGTCACCTTGCGCGTGACGAACTCCACACCACGCAGTGGGCTCTCGTGATTGAACAAGATGCCGTTGGAGGTGTGCAGCCCAAAGCTCTCGCGATAGTTGATCGTCATCCAGTGGGCGTAGAGCTTAGCTACGCCGTAAGGAGAGCGCGGATAGAAGGGGGTCGACTCGCTCTGCATCTGCTCCTGAATCAGGCCGAACATCTCTGATGTTGAAGCCTGATAGTAACGTGCTTGCGGTACCAGGCTGCGCGCTGCTTCAAGCAGGTTTGCCGCGCCGATACCTGTGACTTGTCCTGTCAGCAGCGGCTGCTGCCACGACGAGGTAACGAAAGACTGAGCAGCGAGATTATAGATCTCATCAGGCTTGGTGGCCTGTATGATTCGAATGAGGCTCGAGAGATCGATCAGGTTGCCATCGATCAGCTCGACGTCGCGCTCGATACCGAGCCATTTCAGGCGGTGATCAAAGACACCAGCATGGCTGGAGCGACGCACGATGCCTGCAACCGTGTATCCCTTCTGCAGCAGAAGCTGGGCGAGATACGCGCCATCCTGCCCCGTTACGCCTGTAATAAGTGCACGCTTGCCGTTCACGTTTATCTCCTCAAACTGCCTTCTGGGCCGGTGCTTAGGACTTTTTTGGCACGAACGTCAACACTTCCGCTTTCTGCAAGTTTTTTCATTCGGCAATGTAATCTTTTTATATTCATAAAAATCGATTGCGTCAAGCTACCCAACTAGAAGATGTTTTTATAGATAAGTAACAGCCCATATCCGTAATTAGGATACAGCTATACTCCGTTTCGTTTTTTACTTCAGTTTTTTACTATTCTTTACTGAGGTCCAATTGTATATTTACAGGGTCGATGCATACGATCTATAATCTCGCCACTTGCCATATAAATACATATACTAATATTTTATTCTATTAATCTGCCTTCCTTTACTGCAAATGACAGTTGTCTTGGGTCCGTCATTGTTCGATCATCCCGCTCAAGAGTCAGCGATTTAATGATTTAGAACGAAATCTTCATACGCATTTTTAATGCCGTCCTGAATCTTTATTTTGCCCTCCCAACCTAAATCACTAAGCCGGCTTGAGTCCATAAGCTTTCTCGGAGTTCCGTCGGGCTTGCTTTGGTCGAACGTCAGTTTTCCTTTAAATCCGACAATATCAGATATGAGAACGGCCAAATCATAAATACTGATTTCTTGCCCCGAACCGACATTAATATGTTCATATTCTGAGTAATTAGCCATAAGATAAAAAAGTGCATCTGCCAAATCGTCAACATGCATAAATTCTCTGAGAGGCTTTCCAGACCCCCATACGACCACTTCATTCATAGATTGAGTTTTTGCTTCATGGAATTTTCGTATCAATGCCGGTATGACATGACTTGTGTGAAGATTATAATTATCTCCCGGGCCATACAAATTTGTAGGCATTGCTGAGATGTAATCTACGCCATGCTGTTTACGATAGGCTTGGCACATTTTAATGCCGGCAATTTTAGCAAGGGCATACCATTCATTTGTTGGCTCCAAAGGACCTGTAAGCAAGGCGGACTCAGTTATCGGCTGTGCTGCGAACTTCGGATATATACAAGATGAACCAAGAAACATGAGTTTATTTACGCCCTCATGAAAACTTCCATTTATTATGCTGCTGGAAATAGCAATATTGTCATGTATGAAATCTGCCGGATAGCTGTCGTTTGCGAGAATTCCTCCTACTTTTGCAGCGGCAATGATTACCGCATCAGGCTTATGATCTTTAAGCCATTGGCGAACAGTAATAGGGTTTCTAAGATCGAGTTCGTCGCGGGAAGCAGTCAGAATTGTACAATTTTCTTGCTGAAATCTGCGCACCAAAGCTGATCCGACCATACCTCTATGGCCGGTTATCCAAACTTTCTTTCCTGAAACGATGAAATTCGACATTTAATTCCCTCCTGGGTTCAGATTCCGATCTATCACAATCTGAGGTTGGTCATGGCACTGCGGTCACTGATTATTACGATTCTGGTACTCCTAGCAAGAGGTGACATTTATTCAATCGAACGCTCAATCAGGGCCAGGTCATGGTGCGTGCAGTTCCGTCGAGTAGGCCCTATCCCGTGAAGTGGTGTCACTGCTTGAGAGCGGGAGGGCCCACCTGCGCACCTTCAGCTCGACTTCGACCGTTCCGGGCTTCGAGGGTGGGTTGGCCGGCGCTGTTTCGACCAAGAGACACCGCTATGTCCGGCCTGCCCGCCAGTTTCGCCGGCCTCATGCTGATCGTCACGCCACGCTTCATCCACCATACCTGGCGGCACGCCGAGATCCTGCTCCTGGGCGCCATTCTAGCCCTGGGGCGACGCGCCTTGGCCAGCCTGCTGCGGATCATGGACGACGCCCACGGGCGCCACTCAGTAACTTCCACCGCATCCTCAAACGCGCCGCTTGGTCACCCCCGTTCCGGCATCCGCATCCCGTCCGGACACCTGATCTCGGCGTCCGCACCGCTTGGCCCAGTGGTGCCGGGCCTCGACGATACGTTCGAGCCACGCTGCGTAAGCGCATCAAGACCCGCGGCATCTACCGTGATCCAGCGCGCTCCGCCGATAGCCTCTATCAAGACCAGCGGGCTCGCTGACTCAGTTTGATGCTGCTGACGCCCTTTTCCTCGGCTCATCGGATCTGGGCCCTACCGCTCCTCACCGCCCCCGTCCTCGCTGAGCGCGCATACCGCGAGTAAGGCTGCCGCCACAAGCCTCTGATCGAGATCGGGCGCCAGATCATCCTCAACGCCCGGCACTGGCTGCCAGGGCGCGATCTCGTACTGGTTGCCGGCAGCGGCTTTGCGGCCCTCGCCTTCCTCGGCGATCTAAATTGCAGGAGCATGACGTTGATCACGTATTCGTGCGCGTCGACGCGGCGCGCTACAATCCAGCCCCGCACCGCCGCCGGGCATGATCGAGCCCCCCGCACCAGGGGCCCGCGGCCTTCAACCCTGGGGTAAGTTCTCGCGGCCAGTCAGATTGCGTTCCGCTTCGTTCTCCTCCACCTGCGCTTCTGGATTCCGGGCTCCGCTGCGCGGCCCCTGAATGACGCGGTGAGTTCGAGATCTGTAGAGCCCGATCGAATAAGGTTCAGACGTCGTAGTCGCCCGGGGCGATGTCGGCGCTGCGCAGGAAGATCTGGAGGGCGGGCTGCATCGAGCGGTGCAGCCGGGCCGGATCCTCGGCCGGGGCGCCGCCGAGCGCGTGGGTCATCGCCTCCTCCAGGGAGCCCGGCCCATAGGGGGCCTGCGCATCCACCGCCGGGACGCCTCTGCCTGCATCCCAGCCCATGGCGAGGCGGCGGATCAGGGCGATGTGCTCGGGTCCGACCTCGAACACGATCTGCTCCGGCGAGGTGCCGGCTGCCTCGTCGCGGAACACGTCGGAGACGTGGGACAGGTCGAGCTTGGTCAGCGGGTTGTGGTAGCTGTAGCGGCCCGGCTTGAGTTCGGCATGGCGCAGGAAGGCGACCAGCGCCTCGCCCACCGCCCGGTGCTCCTCCGCCGCGCCCTCGTCGTCGCCGGTGACGTTGGCGATGTCGCCGTCGCGGTCGAGGCTGCCATAGGGCGCGTCCGGGTGGATCACCGGGGCCCCTGCCCCGCCGGGTCCCAGGCCACGACCAGCCGCCGGATCAGGGCGATGCGCTCAAGCGTGATCTCGGTGGTGCGGCTGGTCATCGATGGGTCTCCGTGCGGAGCCCTCTGTAGAGCATCGGGGGGATGGGGGGGAGTCTTGCACCGACGCCCCTTCAAATCATCCCACCCACGACCTTATCCTGAGGTGCGACCACCGGGAGCCTCGAAGGAGGGCTCCAGGAATCGCGGCGACTTCTGGAGCCCTCCTTCGAGGTCAGTCGATCGAAGATCGACTGACACCTCAGGATGAGGTCGTGGGTTGGAAAGAAAAAGAGATACACGCAGGCCAGACAACCCTCAGACCTCGCGATCCTCAAATCCCCAGATAAACCCGCCTCACCTCCGGATCGTCCCGCAGCGTCGCCGCCGGGCCCGAGAGCATCAGCCGCCCGGTCTGGAGCACGTAGGCCCGGTCGGCGATGCCCAGCGACTCGGCCAGGCGCTGCTCGACCAGGAGGATTGTGGTGCCCGAGGCGCGGATCGCCTCGATGGCGGAGAAGATCTCGTCGACGAGCTTGGGCATGATGCCCTGCGAGGGCTCGTCGAGCATCAGGAGGCGCGGCCGGGTCATCAGGGCGCGGCCGATGGCGAGCATCTGCTGCTCGCCGCCCGAGAGGGTGCCGGCGCGCTGCGGCAGGCGCTCCTTCAGGCGGGGGAACAGCGAGAAGACGCGCTCCAGCGGCGCCTCGCGGTCGGCTTCCTTGCGGTGGAGATAGCTGCCGAGCCGCAGGTTGTCGGCGACGGAGAGGCGCGGGAACAGCCGCTTGTTCTCCGGCACGTAGGCGATGCCCTTCGCCGTGATGGCGTGGCCCGGCAGCCCGTCGATGCGGGCGCCGTCGAACACCACCTCGCCGGATTTCGGCCGCTCCATCCCGGCGATGGATTTGAGCAAGGTCGACTTGCCGGCGCCGTTGGCGCCCGCCACGACGACGATCTCGCCGGTCTCGACCTCGATCGAGACGCCCTGGATGGCCAACAGGCCCTGATAGGCGGTGGAGAGCCCGCGGACCTCAAGCAGCACGGTGACGCTCCCCCAGATAGGCGGTGATGACGCCCTCGTGGCGCACCACCTCGGTCGGGTGGCCTTCCGCGAGGACGCGGCCGAGATGCAGCACGACGGCCCGGTCGACCAGCGGCATCACCACCTCCATCACGTGCTCGACCATGATGACGGTGACGCCGCGGGCCGCGACCTTGCGGATCAGCTCGACCCCGGCCTTGGCCTCGCTCGGGGTGAGACCCGTCAGCACCTCGTCGAGGAGGAGCAGCTTCGGCTCGGTGGCGAGCGCCCGGGCGACTTCGAGGCGGCGCTTTTCCGGCGGGGTCAGCTCCCCCGCCACCGCCTCGGCCCGGTCGGCGAGACCGGCGAAGTCGAGGGTTTCGAGGGCGACGCGGCGCGCCGCCGCGGCGTTGGCGTGACGGGAGAAGCC from Methylobacterium aquaticum encodes:
- a CDS encoding ABC transporter ATP-binding protein, translated to MLEVRGLSTAYQGLLAIQGVSIEVETGEIVVVAGANGAGKSTLLKSIAGMERPKSGEVVFDGARIDGLPGHAITAKGIAYVPENKRLFPRLSVADNLRLGSYLHRKEADREAPLERVFSLFPRLKERLPQRAGTLSGGEQQMLAIGRALMTRPRLLMLDEPSQGIMPKLVDEIFSAIEAIRASGTTILLVEQRLAESLGIADRAYVLQTGRLMLSGPAATLRDDPEVRRVYLGI
- a CDS encoding ABC transporter ATP-binding protein — translated: MSDALLRIDHVTLRFGGLVANADVSLDVPEGQILGLLGPNGAGKSTLFNLISGTYRPSEGRIFFRGEDITGLSAPERCRRGIARTFQVPRSFDSMNVLENVVVGGFSRHANAAAARRVALETLDFAGLADRAEAVAGELTPPEKRRLEVARALATEPKLLLLDEVLTGLTPSEAKAGVELIRKVAARGVTVIMVEHVMEVVMPLVDRAVVLHLGRVLAEGHPTEVVRHEGVITAYLGERHRAA
- a CDS encoding GDP-mannose 4,6-dehydratase, which produces MFVSSSEIYGRAFLSGQPLDETASPDPVSPYGRSKWIGEQILQDILGSGRGHLIVLRPFNHTGPGQDERFVAPSFACQIARIECGLAPPCLKVGDLTAKREFLDVRDVVRAYVGVIEASDRIAGGAIFNIACGKMRAIEDLLTSFRQRSQVSFEVEVDSSRLRPSEIPVAAGSSGLLQGVTGWVPEVAWSKTLDDLMGYARGRFQAINGK
- the fcl gene encoding GDP-L-fucose synthase, coding for MSNFIVSGKKVWITGHRGMVGSALVRRFQQENCTILTASRDELDLRNPITVRQWLKDHKPDAVIIAAAKVGGILANDSYPADFIHDNIAISSSIINGSFHEGVNKLMFLGSSCIYPKFAAQPITESALLTGPLEPTNEWYALAKIAGIKMCQAYRKQHGVDYISAMPTNLYGPGDNYNLHTSHVIPALIRKFHEAKTQSMNEVVVWGSGKPLREFMHVDDLADALFYLMANYSEYEHINVGSGQEISIYDLAVLISDIVGFKGKLTFDQSKPDGTPRKLMDSSRLSDLGWEGKIKIQDGIKNAYEDFVLNH
- the gmd gene encoding GDP-mannose 4,6-dehydratase, encoding MNGKRALITGVTGQDGAYLAQLLLQKGYTVAGIVRRSSHAGVFDHRLKWLGIERDVELIDGNLIDLSSLIRIIQATKPDEIYNLAAQSFVTSSWQQPLLTGQVTGIGAANLLEAARSLVPQARYYQASTSEMFGLIQEQMQSESTPFYPRSPYGVAKLYAHWMTINYRESFGLHTSNGILFNHESPLRGVEFVTRKVTDSVARIKLGLAKELRLGNVDAKRDWGHAKDYVRAMWLMLQQETPDDYVIATGRTTTVRDMCEIAFRHVGLNTEDYLVIDPNLFRPAEVEVLLGNPAKAKAKLGWEAEIGLEAMIQEMVEADLARLKSKG
- a CDS encoding NAD-dependent epimerase/dehydratase family protein, with product MRSHRVLVTGAAGFVGRYAMAALRSKLCGDSALLGIGRTANPSHAEADFQVIDLSDKSALRKCIADFAPTHILHLAAQASVKQGGYAVAETWQANVGGLLNLAQAAMSEARGRHLYLSAQAKYTAVHSCQVNLSTRRLRRIR